In Helicobacter mastomyrinus, a single genomic region encodes these proteins:
- a CDS encoding tyrosine-type recombinase/integrase: protein MKYPLRYKDDFSANMLFWITRFIRYKLTTLSNHQVYDKERILEAINALNNDEINSLESLESLCKSVRKAGMIGINTYATPLLKLYTFLAQSNIHTMEEIDEEVLSDFLSVETSFLSNASKKNYRIALIGLFGYIDKQNENEGKSYVYNITLKIGALQGKSGQKLPAYLNQNELERFLQGIDEMPFGEKIAARNKLIIKLIVYTGIRVSEALNLRRKDIFPMQDCYLVQIRGKGNKPRVAMIRKSHIENLLGVWLTQREAFAPQHDLLFCNAKGKALTQSYIYKNVENILMSVGLRKEKNGAHMLRHSFATLLYQQKHDLVMVQEALGHADLNTSRIYTHFDKERLQEVVNAMDSIGKS from the coding sequence ATGAAATATCCATTGCGTTATAAAGATGACTTTTCTGCAAATATGCTGTTTTGGATTACGCGCTTCATACGTTACAAGCTCACTACATTATCCAATCATCAAGTTTATGACAAAGAGCGCATTTTAGAAGCGATAAATGCCCTAAACAACGATGAAATAAACTCTTTAGAATCTTTAGAATCCCTCTGCAAAAGCGTAAGAAAAGCAGGAATGATAGGGATTAATACCTACGCCACTCCCCTACTCAAGCTCTATACATTCCTCGCACAAAGTAATATTCACACAATGGAAGAAATCGATGAAGAGGTGCTAAGCGATTTTTTGAGCGTGGAGACAAGCTTCCTTTCAAATGCGAGTAAAAAAAATTATAGAATTGCACTCATTGGGCTATTTGGCTATATTGATAAACAAAATGAGAACGAAGGCAAATCTTATGTGTATAACATCACACTTAAAATCGGTGCCCTACAAGGCAAAAGTGGGCAAAAGTTGCCCGCATATTTAAATCAAAATGAACTTGAGCGGTTTTTACAAGGCATTGACGAAATGCCCTTTGGCGAGAAAATCGCTGCACGCAATAAACTCATCATCAAACTCATTGTCTATACGGGCATACGCGTGAGCGAGGCGCTCAACCTCCGCCGCAAGGATATATTCCCTATGCAAGACTGCTATCTCGTGCAGATTCGCGGCAAGGGCAATAAGCCTAGAGTAGCGATGATACGCAAAAGCCATATAGAGAATCTGCTCGGCGTATGGCTCACGCAACGTGAAGCTTTTGCCCCGCAGCACGATTTGCTCTTTTGCAATGCTAAAGGCAAGGCGCTCACACAAAGCTATATCTATAAAAATGTAGAAAATATACTGATGTCAGTGGGTCTCCGCAAGGAAAAAAATGGCGCGCATATGCTGCGACATTCTTTTGCTACACTACTCTATCAGCAAAAGCACGATTTGGTAATGGTGCAAGAAGCTCTAGGACACGCAGATTTGAATACAAGCCGTATTTACACGCATTTTGATAAAGAAAGACTGCAAGAAGTCGTCAATGCAATGGATAGTATTGGGAAATCTTAG
- a CDS encoding agmatine deiminase family protein, translated as MDRVRLKAEWEEQVAILMAFPHINSDWALHIDRARECFIRIIEHILCFESVILCIDVRDNEGIELLCDYFKPSSNVKNTESSAISAYIRTHIRDDVPQVSITNPFLPHFMLDSHFTLHIVRIHSNDTWARDFGGIGIEKAGNGEMLKFMFNGWGLKYPANYDNRIVRDIFTPQYMTQADMVLEGGSIESNGAGVLLTNTQCLLEPNRNPHLAQSDIESKLKAYFGLKQVLWLHNGYLEGDDTDSHIDTLARFITPDTIAYIACADREDSHFEALKCMETELKALKQPNGEPYKLIALPFTQAIYDEHKQRLPSSYANFLFVNNALLVPTYDDKNDSKALAILSRALPHYKVVGVPCRSLILWHGSLHCVTMQLYAD; from the coding sequence ATGGATAGGGTGCGTTTAAAGGCGGAGTGGGAAGAGCAAGTGGCGATATTGATGGCTTTTCCACATATAAATAGCGATTGGGCTTTGCATATAGATAGGGCGAGAGAGTGCTTTATACGTATAATCGAGCATATTTTGTGTTTTGAATCGGTGATTCTCTGCATAGATGTGCGCGATAATGAGGGTATAGAGCTTTTGTGTGATTATTTTAAGCCCTCTAGTAATGTGAAAAATACAGAATCTAGCGCTATATCAGCCTATATCCGTACTCATATACGCGATGATGTGCCTCAAGTAAGCATTACTAATCCTTTTCTTCCACATTTTATGCTAGATTCTCATTTTACCCTGCATATTGTGAGAATCCACAGCAATGATACTTGGGCTAGGGATTTTGGCGGTATAGGCATAGAGAAAGCAGGGAATGGCGAAATGCTCAAGTTTATGTTTAATGGCTGGGGACTAAAGTATCCTGCCAATTATGATAATCGCATTGTGAGAGATATCTTCACACCGCAATATATGACACAAGCTGATATGGTGCTAGAGGGTGGGAGCATTGAGAGTAATGGGGCAGGGGTGCTGCTTACCAATACGCAATGCCTCCTTGAGCCTAATCGCAATCCGCATTTAGCACAAAGCGATATAGAATCTAAGCTTAAGGCATATTTTGGATTAAAGCAGGTGCTATGGCTTCACAATGGCTATCTTGAGGGCGATGATACCGATAGCCATATTGATACATTAGCGCGTTTTATCACGCCTGATACTATCGCATATATTGCTTGTGCAGATAGGGAAGATTCACATTTTGAAGCCTTGAAATGTATGGAGACCGAGCTTAAAGCCCTTAAACAGCCCAATGGAGAGCCTTATAAGCTTATCGCCTTGCCTTTTACACAAGCAATATATGATGAGCATAAGCAGAGGCTTCCATCAAGCTATGCGAATTTTTTATTTGTGAATAACGCGCTGCTTGTGCCAACCTATGATGATAAAAACGATAGCAAAGCCCTAGCTATTCTATCACGTGCTTTGCCTCATTATAAGGTAGTAGGTGTGCCTTGCCGCTCGTTGATTTTATGGCACGGGAGCTTACATTGCGTTACTATGCAGCTTTATGCAGATTGA
- a CDS encoding phosphatase PAP2 family protein: MNRIKNQYIVLCLIALLALGLWLYNAELYGDVFRLMLIPLGLWWLSQKQYRLMAYFVCVVAVILGIAFVCKLTFTYMASHYGDLQSVQDIIEIAKRPINGEFKGFPSGHTTAAFTAAALMWYFMGKQWGILAFILALFVGYSRIISLWHTPMQVCAGAFLGFVGSLALIMLLNKIDKTCKKDYNPRP; encoded by the coding sequence ATGAATCGTATCAAAAATCAATACATAGTGCTATGTCTCATCGCTCTACTCGCACTTGGGCTATGGCTCTATAATGCCGAGCTTTATGGCGATGTGTTCCGCCTTATGCTTATTCCACTTGGTTTGTGGTGGCTCTCACAGAAGCAATATAGACTTATGGCATACTTTGTTTGCGTTGTTGCAGTCATTTTAGGCATAGCCTTTGTGTGTAAGCTCACATTTACATATATGGCAAGTCATTATGGAGATTTACAATCCGTGCAAGATATTATAGAAATCGCCAAACGCCCTATTAATGGCGAGTTTAAGGGATTCCCTAGCGGACACACTACTGCCGCATTCACAGCAGCTGCATTAATGTGGTATTTTATGGGTAAGCAATGGGGCATACTCGCCTTTATTTTAGCTCTATTTGTGGGCTATTCGCGTATCATAAGCCTATGGCACACGCCCATGCAAGTATGTGCAGGAGCATTTTTAGGTTTTGTGGGGAGCTTGGCTCTTATAATGCTACTAAACAAAATTGACAAAACGTGCAAAAAAGACTATAATCCCCGCCCTTAA
- a CDS encoding recombinase family protein, translated as MIVAYVRVSTILQNEARQLELIKQEQCDKVFIEKLSGSKAENRPQLNAMLDYVREGDTIICHSIDRLARNHRNLCEILNICKDKGVIVRFLSQGLDTSKGVVTDMLISILGYVAQMELAHIKERQLEGIAIQKAKGTLKSGRPFINVDKAAFDEAFFASGGSITKTAKLMKISRTKLYKWLQGQKGTPQTA; from the coding sequence ATGATAGTAGCATATGTAAGGGTAAGCACGATACTACAAAACGAGGCAAGGCAGCTAGAGCTTATCAAACAGGAGCAGTGCGACAAGGTATTTATAGAAAAGTTAAGCGGTAGCAAGGCAGAAAACCGCCCCCAGCTTAACGCAATGCTAGACTATGTGCGCGAGGGCGATACTATCATTTGCCACAGCATAGATAGATTAGCGCGTAATCATAGGAACCTATGCGAGATTCTCAACATTTGCAAGGATAAGGGCGTGATTGTGCGCTTTCTCTCTCAAGGATTAGATACCAGCAAGGGCGTGGTTACGGATATGCTTATTAGCATTCTAGGATACGTGGCGCAAATGGAGCTAGCGCATATCAAAGAGCGGCAACTAGAGGGCATAGCGATACAAAAGGCAAAAGGCACACTCAAAAGCGGGCGCCCGTTTATCAATGTAGATAAAGCGGCGTTTGATGAGGCATTCTTTGCCAGCGGTGGGAGCATTACAAAGACGGCAAAGCTAATGAAAATCTCTAGAACGAAGCTTTATAAGTGGCTACAAGGGCAAAAGGGCACACCACAAACCGCGTAA
- the tsaD gene encoding tRNA (adenosine(37)-N6)-threonylcarbamoyltransferase complex transferase subunit TsaD: MILSIESSCDDSSIALTHIDSGILIYHLKISQDEAHSHYGGVVPEIASRLHCQKLPEILNKLALFVNDDFSHIKAIAVTTRPGLSVTLIEGLMMAKALSLSLQVPLICVNHLKGHIYSLFIRDTLPHLPKIPPYAEIQALTSTQTDLESTITSHLPLGILLVSGGHTQILSMRGIDVISIIAQSLDDSFGESFDKVAKYLGLGYPGGPLVESYAAEFMRLYPHDTPHSFPVPLLHNHQLEFSFSGLKNAVRIATLTLEKPFSQKDIGSICAGFQKSACEHIVRKVRLFFQSNEGRDLPHFAIVGGASANTHLRTALAELCKEYNKQLHLAPLAFCADNAAMIGMAAIWQYTSNDFTPLHEAQIAPKSLPSDFCI, from the coding sequence ATGATTTTAAGCATAGAATCAAGCTGTGATGATAGCTCCATTGCCCTAACACACATTGATAGCGGGATTCTCATATATCATTTGAAAATCTCACAAGATGAAGCCCATAGCCACTATGGTGGCGTAGTGCCAGAGATTGCCTCAAGGCTACATTGCCAAAAACTGCCCGAGATTCTAAACAAACTTGCACTTTTTGTAAATGATGATTTCTCACATATCAAAGCCATTGCAGTAACCACACGTCCGGGCTTAAGCGTAACGCTCATTGAAGGCTTAATGATGGCAAAGGCTCTCTCTCTTTCTTTGCAAGTGCCGCTTATTTGCGTGAATCACCTCAAGGGGCATATTTATTCGCTTTTTATTAGAGATACCCTACCCCACTTGCCTAAAATCCCTCCTTATGCAGAAATACAAGCCCTAACCTCTACACAAACAGATTTAGAATCTACCATCACTTCGCATTTACCACTAGGTATTTTGCTTGTATCTGGCGGACATACGCAAATCCTCTCTATGCGTGGTATTGATGTTATAAGCATTATCGCGCAAAGCCTTGATGATAGCTTTGGTGAGAGTTTTGATAAGGTAGCAAAATATCTTGGTCTAGGCTATCCGGGTGGTCCTTTGGTAGAATCTTACGCAGCTGAATTTATGCGCTTATACCCTCACGACACACCCCATAGCTTCCCTGTGCCACTTTTGCACAATCATCAATTAGAATTTAGCTTTTCAGGACTAAAAAATGCTGTAAGAATCGCCACTCTAACCCTAGAAAAGCCTTTTTCGCAAAAGGACATAGGGAGCATTTGTGCGGGATTCCAAAAAAGCGCGTGTGAGCATATCGTGCGTAAAGTGAGATTATTTTTTCAAAGCAATGAAGGGCGGGATTTGCCACATTTTGCCATTGTAGGCGGTGCGAGTGCAAACACACATTTAAGAACAGCTCTTGCAGAGCTTTGCAAGGAATACAACAAACAATTACATCTAGCGCCATTAGCATTTTGTGCCGATAATGCGGCGATGATAGGTATGGCAGCGATTTGGCAATACACAAGCAATGATTTCACACCTCTGCATGAAGCACAAATCGCTCCTAAAAGTTTGCCTAGCGATTTTTGTATCTAG
- a CDS encoding DJ-1 family glyoxalase III, producing MKNVLVPVARGFEEIELVSIVDILRRAGVRVVMASLDSHKRILGAHHIVIESDSVLPELDMEDFDAIALAGGYNGMQNLASNELIKLWLTTFKQEQKLIAAICASPIVLDKAGVLEGDFTCYPGCESEINMQGKTKNTKAVVKNGNIITSAAPATAGVFALSIVEELCGKAKAKELYEELQLPLLKAYL from the coding sequence GTGAAAAATGTTTTAGTGCCTGTTGCAAGGGGATTTGAGGAGATAGAACTTGTAAGTATAGTCGATATTTTGCGTCGAGCTGGAGTGCGTGTAGTGATGGCAAGTTTAGATTCTCATAAACGCATACTTGGAGCACATCATATTGTGATAGAATCAGATTCTGTCCTACCCGAGCTTGATATGGAGGATTTTGACGCAATTGCTTTAGCTGGAGGCTATAATGGTATGCAGAATCTCGCTAGTAATGAGCTTATCAAGCTCTGGCTTACCACTTTCAAGCAAGAGCAAAAGCTCATAGCTGCTATTTGCGCTTCCCCTATCGTGCTTGATAAGGCTGGGGTGCTTGAAGGGGATTTTACTTGTTATCCGGGCTGTGAGAGCGAAATCAATATGCAAGGTAAGACAAAAAACACAAAAGCTGTTGTAAAAAATGGCAATATTATCACATCAGCAGCTCCGGCTACGGCTGGGGTATTTGCCCTTAGCATTGTCGAGGAGCTATGTGGCAAAGCAAAGGCAAAGGAACTCTACGAGGAATTGCAATTACCTCTTTTAAAAGCATATCTCTAA